The nucleotide sequence TGGTGCGGTGGATCATGCCGTCGTCAAGCTCGGCATAGGCGAGCACAGCGCGGCCGATGCGGCCGGCGCGGAGCGCAGCCCAGGCGGTCTGGGCGGATTCGCCGAGCACGTTGCAGGGCGCCGCGGCGAGGCGAACGCCGGCCTGCTGCGCCTTCGTTCGCAGCTCCACGGCCTCGCGCACGGTCATGGCGAGCGGCTTTTCCGAATAGACGTGCTTGCCGGCGGCAATGGCCGCTGCGGTGACGGCCTTGTGGCTCTCCGGCGTGGTGAGGTTGACGACGATGGTGCAGGCGCGATCGTCGAGCAGCTCGTCGAGCGAGCGGTAGACCGTATCGCCCCAGCACGCTTGGAAGGCGGTCAGCCGCTGTGGATCGCGGTCGTAGGCGCCGGTGAGGCGAAGGCGCGCACGGTGATGCTCGAGGCAATGGCGATAGGAGTCCGCGACATAGCCGCAGCCGACGATCGCGATCCCTGTGATGTCCGGTGCCGTCACTGCACTCCCCCGCGCATCTGTCACGCCTATGGGCGCCGTCAGCCCCTGGTCCGCATCGACCCGACGAAGGCGGCGAGCCGTGCCTGCCAACCGCGCGTGATCTCGGCCGCGGCAACGCGGCAGAACGGCACGCTCTCGATCAGGTAGCGCCGAAAGAGCCGCTTGGGCTCCGACAGCAGCCGCCACAGCCACTCGAACCCGAACCTGCGCGCGAGGGAGGGCGCGCGGCGCAGCGTGCCGAACCGGAAGCCGATGGCGGCGCCGATGCACATCACGATGGCGCCTCGGAAGCGCTCACGATGGCGGAACGCGAAGATCTCCGATTTCGGCGCCCCGACGCCGAAAAACACATGGGTGGGCCGGCAGCGCGCAACCGCCTGCAGCAGCTCCTCGCTCGCCGCATCGTCCGATTCGAAGCCGAACGGCGGCACGCAGACGCTGACGCTGTCGGCCGGAAAGGCGCGGCTCTCCAGCCACTCGCGCACCGTCTGCGCCAGCGCCTCGTCGCTGGCCACGAACGCCGGCCGATGCCGGGCGGGATCGAGCCGATCCACCACCGCGACGAACAGGTCGGCGCCGGTGATCCGGTGCGGCACGGTGCTGCCGGCGAGAAAGGCGACCCATTGCAGCGGGGCGCCGTCGACGGTGGCACGCCAGGCGAAATCGTAGGCCTGCCGCAGGTCGCGATTGTGCTGCAGCTTGACGATGTGATCGACGTTCGCGGTGACGACCAAGCGGCAGGCGGCATCGGCGCCGTCGTTCGCCAGGATCTCGTCGGTCAACGCGTCAAAGCCGCGGTCGGTGAACTCGACCCCGAGCAAGGACTGCACGCCGCCTGCACCCGGATCGGGTCGCGGCGCGCTGGCCGCCTCCACCACCGGCTCGGCGCCGGCTCCCGCCTCGCCTGCTGAGGCGCCTCTGGCGACAGGCGCTCGAGAACACGTCATGACCCGATGACCTCGACAGCCGCCGTCACGGTGACAGCGGACAGCATCCCGATGCACCCTTGCGTCACCGCCGGCGCCCTTGTGCCGGAACGAAGCTCCGCGAGCGCCGAGCATGTCCAAACACGATGTTTCGCATACCGTTCCCGGTTGATCACGTCGTGATCCCGGAAACAACCTCGCCGAAAACCCTTTGATCCAGATTGGATTTTTCGGCGACCGGAAAAATGACACTCCGGCCCGGTCGGCTGGATTTCGTATCACACGCATGCGTCAAATGACCCGAGCACCAAGGGCATCGTGCTATCAAAACAGCAAAACGACACCGCGGAATGCCATTTTCGATCATCTGTCCCCTCGACGCGATCGTGCGATGTCTCGATAAAGTTATGGTTTATCGCCGCCGTTCCGGGAGCAGCCTTCACTCCGACGCCGCCACCGGCTCTCGCGCCGTCGAACGGGGACGGGCGGCGGGTCTGCGCATAAGATCGACCACTCCGTGGGCCAAACGGCTACGCAATGCGTCCGCCACCAGATCGCCGCCGGCATAATGCACCTCCCGCGGGCGCCAGCGCGTCTTGGAAACGTCGGTGCCGGTCGACAGGTTCACCAGGCGCAGGCGCTGAGCGATCGCCCACTTGATGGCTTCCGCCACCGTGGTGGTCATCACGCTGTAGCGGCCCCACTCCGGCGCGTATCCGGAGAAATAGAGATAGAGTTCGTCACCGAACAGAAAGCCGAGCCGGGTGGCGATCACCGTCTCCGCCACCACCAACTGGAACACCCGAAGCCCGCCGCGGGCGGCAAGCGCGCGGCAATAGTCGTGCAGAAAGGCGCGCGACGTCGGGGTCGCGAACACATTGGCGTGGGCGATGGTCCCCGACCGGTCGGCGCGATGCTGGTGGAGTTCCAGAAAGCGCCCGACGGCGGCATCGACCTCGGCCGGCGCCTCGACCACGCGAAATTCGAAACCGTGTCCATCGCGCGTCAGCGAATTGTAGCACTTGCGCAGCGATTCCTTGATGTTGCGCGGCAGCAAGGCCCGGAAGCCCTCCCAGCTGTCCGGCAGGTCGAGCACGTAATCGACCAGATCGAACGCCCGAGACGACGGAACGGCACGGCCGAGCCAGTCGTCCGCCACCGGCGAGCGCTGCACGCCGCGCCATTGAACCCAGTCCCAGCGCTCGGCGCTGCCGTCGAAGGCCGCCTGCAACGCCGGCATGACCTCAGCCACCCGTTCGGCCACGCAAACCGGCCCGCGCATCTCCGTCACATAGGAATCGGCGCCGAAGAACTGCAGCTCCCGGGTGCGGAACGGGCCGACCGATGGACGCACGGTCAGCATCATCGGCGCGACGGCGACCAGCTTGCCGGCATCGTCGCGGACGGAGTGGATCCGCAGACGATCCTCCGCCTTCAACGACTTGCGGCCGAAATGACGCCACCACGTCACGTTCCACAGCGGCGTTGCGAACGGCGAGCGCGGCGATACCGTCTGGGCAAGATCCTCCCATTCGGGACAGATCCGGGCAAGGCCCGCCGCATCGGTGATGGTTTCGACCTTGAGCACCCTCAGCCCCCCATCACACGCACAAACGCCTTCGCCAGAACAAACTCAAGGGCGCCATGCTCCGCCCGATAGCGCGCCTGGATGCGCCGGTAGCACGCCGCGATGGCATCCTGCTGGCCAGGCCGGTGCATGAGCGAGGGGCCGATGCGATAGTGCAGCGACACCCGGTCCAGCACCAGCGCACCGAATCGCCGGATGGCCCGAGCGTAGAAATCAACGTCCTCGACCAGTTCCAGGTCCGGGTCGAACCCGCCCAGGTCGGCGATGCAGGACCGCCGGATCATGGCGGCGCCGCAAACCAGCGGCGTCGGCCCGAACACCATCGCCGCACCGAGACCCAGCCTGCGGCCGAACCGTGCGAAGCGCCGGGCGCGGCGGGTCGCGTCGGCGAAATACTGGCGTTCGTGCGTCAGGTCGACCGCGCCGAACGGCTCGACGCGGCCGAACACCACGCCGACATCGCGGTGCGCGGCGAACGCCGCCCTGGCCGCCTCATAGTGGCCCTCGGGCACCAGGTCGTCATCGTCGAGAAAATGAACCAGCTCGCCGCGGGCCAGCGGCCAACCCAGATTGCGCACCACCGCGGGCCGCCCGCGCGAGGGCTCTGGGTTCTTGAGATAGCGGATGCCATCGGCGTGGAAGCCGGCTACGACGGCCGAGGCCGATCCGTCCGGACAATCGTCGACGACGACGATCTCGGTCGTCACATTGGCCTGGGACAGCACGCTGCGAAGCGCGGCCTCCAACTCGACCGGTCTGCGGTATGCCGGGATAATGACCGAAACGTCGGGCCTCACGCTCGAGCCTCTGTCTGACGGCACGTTCTGCGGGCGAACGGCGGGTGATATCGGGAAGATCGGAACCGGCGCTTCCTATCGAGCGGGTGACAGCGGGACAAGGGCCTGCCCTCGGCGCCCGACGGCACGGCGGGCAGCAGGCATCTCCATTCGGTTTTCCGGCATATCCGGAGTTGGCTGCGCCTCGGGCGAATTCGGAAGGCATGTCAGAAAACAGGCGACATGCCAGCCGCCGTTTACCTCGGGCGGCGAAAGGAAGCGATCACGTTCGGGTTATGTTGCCGCTGCGGGCGGCCCCGGTTGCGCACGCGCCGGCTTCGGCCATGGCCGTGCCCATGCTAATCTTTGCGCGACACCGAGGCCGGCGGACACCCCATGCAGCGTGACGGCAACAGTTGGCGCGAGGGCGCGGCAGACCTCACCGTTCCGTTTCGTCAAACCGCCCATGATGCATTGGCTCCGCTCATCCGGCGCTATGTCAGCCGCGGCCCGGCCTGTCCGTGCGGCCACCGGCTGACGCAGCAGCTCAAGGCCCTCGAAGCCGAAGCGATCGAGATCATGCGCGAGGTGGTGGCCCAGGCTGCCAACCCGGTGCTGCTCTATTCGATCGGCAAGGATTCGACGGTGATGATGCACCTGGCGCGCAAGGCGTTCTTCCCGACGCCACCGCCGTTCCCGTTCCTGCACATCGCCACCACCTGGGACTTCCGTGACATGATCGCCTATCGCGATCTGCTGGTCCAAGCGCTCGGCGTCGAGCTCAGGGTGCACACCAACGCCGAGGGCCTGGAGCGCGGCATCAGCCCGATTGCCTCCGACCCCGGCGTCCACGCGCGGGTGATGATCACGGAAGCGCTGAAGCAGGCGCTCGACCAATGGACGTTCGACGCCGCGTTCGGCGGCGGCCGCCGCGACGAGGAGAAGAGCCGCGCCAAGGAGCGGGTGTTCTCGTTCCGCTCGGCCCAGCACGCCTGGGACCCGCGCAACCAGCGGCCCGAGCTGTGGAACCTCTACAATGCCCGCGTCGCCGCCGGCGAGTCGATGCGGGTGTTCCCGCTGTCGAACTGGACCGAGCTCGACGTCTGGAGCTACATCGCCGCCGAGGACATTCCCGTCGTGCCGCTCTATTTCGCCAGCGACCGGCCGGTCGTCGCCCGCGACGGCGCGCTGATCCTGGTCGACGACGACCGCCTGCCGGTGGCAGCCGGCGAGGTGCGGCTGCGCCGCGTCCGTTTCCGCACGCTGGGCTGCTATCCGCTCACCGCCGCCATCGAGTCGGCCGCCGAGACCGTCGACGACATCATCGCCGAGATGCGCG is from Blastochloris viridis and encodes:
- a CDS encoding WecB/TagA/CpsF family glycosyltransferase; protein product: MTCSRAPVARGASAGEAGAGAEPVVEAASAPRPDPGAGGVQSLLGVEFTDRGFDALTDEILANDGADAACRLVVTANVDHIVKLQHNRDLRQAYDFAWRATVDGAPLQWVAFLAGSTVPHRITGADLFVAVVDRLDPARHRPAFVASDEALAQTVREWLESRAFPADSVSVCVPPFGFESDDAASEELLQAVARCRPTHVFFGVGAPKSEIFAFRHRERFRGAIVMCIGAAIGFRFGTLRRAPSLARRFGFEWLWRLLSEPKRLFRRYLIESVPFCRVAAAEITRGWQARLAAFVGSMRTRG
- a CDS encoding GNAT family N-acetyltransferase produces the protein MLKVETITDAAGLARICPEWEDLAQTVSPRSPFATPLWNVTWWRHFGRKSLKAEDRLRIHSVRDDAGKLVAVAPMMLTVRPSVGPFRTRELQFFGADSYVTEMRGPVCVAERVAEVMPALQAAFDGSAERWDWVQWRGVQRSPVADDWLGRAVPSSRAFDLVDYVLDLPDSWEGFRALLPRNIKESLRKCYNSLTRDGHGFEFRVVEAPAEVDAAVGRFLELHQHRADRSGTIAHANVFATPTSRAFLHDYCRALAARGGLRVFQLVVAETVIATRLGFLFGDELYLYFSGYAPEWGRYSVMTTTVAEAIKWAIAQRLRLVNLSTGTDVSKTRWRPREVHYAGGDLVADALRSRLAHGVVDLMRRPAARPRSTAREPVAASE
- a CDS encoding glycosyltransferase family 2 protein, producing MRPDVSVIIPAYRRPVELEAALRSVLSQANVTTEIVVVDDCPDGSASAVVAGFHADGIRYLKNPEPSRGRPAVVRNLGWPLARGELVHFLDDDDLVPEGHYEAARAAFAAHRDVGVVFGRVEPFGAVDLTHERQYFADATRRARRFARFGRRLGLGAAMVFGPTPLVCGAAMIRRSCIADLGGFDPDLELVEDVDFYARAIRRFGALVLDRVSLHYRIGPSLMHRPGQQDAIAACYRRIQARYRAEHGALEFVLAKAFVRVMGG
- the cysD gene encoding sulfate adenylyltransferase subunit CysD — translated: MREVVAQAANPVLLYSIGKDSTVMMHLARKAFFPTPPPFPFLHIATTWDFRDMIAYRDLLVQALGVELRVHTNAEGLERGISPIASDPGVHARVMITEALKQALDQWTFDAAFGGGRRDEEKSRAKERVFSFRSAQHAWDPRNQRPELWNLYNARVAAGESMRVFPLSNWTELDVWSYIAAEDIPVVPLYFASDRPVVARDGALILVDDDRLPVAAGEVRLRRVRFRTLGCYPLTAAIESAAETVDDIIAEMRAATTSERHGRLIDHDEAASMEIKKREGYF